One genomic segment of Pseudomonas sp. RU47 includes these proteins:
- a CDS encoding response regulator, which yields MSTPASTILVVEDDDIVRMLIVDVLEELEFAVLEADGGEKALEILGNSSQHIDLMMTDFGLPGMDGHELATKARKLRPTLPILFASGYAETIDVPADMHVIGKPFSIEQLRDKVKGILKT from the coding sequence ATGTCTACCCCCGCCTCCACCATCCTTGTCGTAGAAGACGACGACATCGTGCGCATGCTGATTGTCGATGTGCTGGAGGAGTTGGAGTTCGCGGTGCTTGAGGCTGATGGTGGCGAAAAGGCTCTGGAGATTCTAGGAAATTCGAGTCAGCACATTGACCTGATGATGACCGACTTCGGCCTGCCGGGCATGGATGGCCACGAACTGGCAACCAAAGCACGCAAACTGCGCCCCACCCTGCCCATTCTGTTTGCCAGTGGTTACGCTGAAACCATCGATGTGCCAGCAGACATGCATGTGATCGGCAAGCCATTTTCGATTGAGCAGTTGCGCGACAAAGTAAAAGGCATACTGAAGACATAA